The SAR324 cluster bacterium DNA window AGAAAACTTATTTTGATAATCAAAATAATCTGCAAATAAAATTTGGGTCGAGATAATCAGATCTCCAAAAATAAATTGGAGGTCTGATTATCTCCATCCTGCGATGTGGAGATTTTTGTCCAAAAAATATTCTTGGAAGATAGAATTGTGTACATTCTTCCATAAATACTTGGGGTCTACCAAAGGGTTAGACCGCAAGGGCCTTCGCATACCCTCTAGCGGACACAGGGACGTGGCCGGATAGTGGATTGTGTCTCGTGGTCCAAAACGACTGCGAGGTAATCTAATGCAACTCAATTCAAGGATGAATTATGTCACTTCGTGTCAATACTAATGTTCCTGCGATCAATACCCACCGGAATTTGACAATCAATAATACTGAGCAAGCCAAATCAATGGAGCGCTTGTCTTCAGGCTTAAAGATCAACCGTGGTGCCGATGGTCCTGCATCCTTGGTGATCAGTGAGCGTTTACGAGCACAAACAGCTGGTCTGAAACAAGCGATTGATAACTCAGAAGCTGGTATCTCACTGGTACAAACAGCAGAAGCCGCATTGGATGAAGTCAGCTCTGCACTGATCAACGCACGACAGTTAGCAGTTCATGCAGCGAACGAAGCTGTAAACGATGAGTTCATGCTACGCGCTGATCAGCAAGAAATTGATAACATTCTGGCTACCGTCAATCGGATTGCTCAGAACACTCAATTTGGTAAGAAGAACTTGTTGGATGGTAGTAAGGGAGCCACGGGTGTTGTATCTGGAGCTAATTTGGAATTTGTTGGAGCTACACAAACAACCAAGAGTTCTGGTCCAACCGGATATGATGTCGCTATCACGCAAGCCTCACGCCGAGCTCAGGTGACCGGTAGTGTTGAACTCACTAACGAGATTATTGATCGTGGTGAGCAGATTACAATTACTGAGGGTTCCAAGACCGTCAACTTTTACTCTATCAAGGGTGAGACTGTCGAGAACAACCTGAATGCGCTCAATGCCGCAATTCAGGAAGCTGGTCTAAATGTAGATTTGATTCGCCCTGATGAAAAATCCACAAATGCTAACTCACCACAGATCATCAGCCTGCGCCATCAGGATTTTGGAAGTGAACACTCATTCAAGGTAGCAAGCTCAACTGCAGGACTACTCTCTGCGAGAACGAACGTCTATGACACGATTGAGAATGGATTAGATGTACAAGGTGAGATCAATGGTGAGGAAGCGACTGGTGTGGGACAAATTTTGACAGGCAATACAGGAAATTCAAATACTGATGGCCTTGCCATTCGCTACACAGGTGAGGCGTTACCAGGTCAGGCAAATCCACCAGACTTGCCACAACCTGAAACAGCGATGAACCAGACCAGCCAAGCTGCAATGGGTAATTTCAGTCCGGTCAAAGCTGGAACAGTTTCACTATCGCAAAATGCTCTCATATTCCAGATCGGCTCAAATGCAGAGCAAACAACTTCACTGGCGCTACGCAATATGCGTACGAACAGCCTGGGTACTGGTGTCGAGACAGAGACTGGATTCCGATCTTTGGCAGAAATCGATGTGACCGGTCCAGTCAAGGCTCAAGACGCTATGCGAGTTTTGGATCGTGCCCTTGAAGAAGTTTCCTCAACACGCGGTGAGATTGGCGCCTTCCAGAAGAACAACCTAGAGAGCAATCTCAACTATCTGCGTATCGCCCATGAGAATGTGATGAGCTCCGAATCTGTCATTCGGGATGCGGATATGGCGGAAGAAATGACAGGCTTTACACGCAACCAGATCATGACCGATTCAGCAACCGCAATGCTGGCTCAGGCTAATTCACGAGCGCAGTCTGTCCTGCGACTCCTCCAGTAAAAACAGCTACTAACTGGTTAGGTTTTTCAGGAACCGTTCACAAGAGTGGTTTCGCATGAATCCATCCTGATTGCGGATTCAAGAACGTTCTTCAGGAAGATAGGGGTTAGTTATCTTCCTCAGTGACTTCAAGCTAGATAGCAAAGAGTCATCGAAAGCTTTTCGCCGAATGGACACAGGGACGTGTCCAGAGGATAAAACAAGCCTCATAGACAAAAATGAGGTCAGATTTTAAACCATAATTCAAGGATGAAATATGTCACTGCGAGTTAACACCAATGTTCCTGCGATCAACACCCATAGGAATTTGACCCTTAACAATACGGCTCAAGCCAAGTCAATGGAGCGATTGTCTTCTGGTCTGAAGATCAATCGGGGGGCTGATGGTCCAGCTTCTCTAGTGATCAGTGAGCGACTACGAGCTCAGACTGCTGGTTTGAAGCAAGCGATGGATAACTCAGAAGCGGGTATCTCACTGGTTCAAACTGCTGAGGCTGCGCTGGATGAAGTCAGTTCTGCGTTGATCAATGCTCGACAGTTGGCTGTACACGCAGCTAACGAAGCTGTGAATGATGAATTCATGCTGCGCGCTGATCAACAAGAGATCGACAACATCCTGTCCACAGTCAATCGCATCGCTCGAAACACCCAATTTGGATCTAAGACCCTTTTAGATGGCAGTAAAGGAGCCACTGGCGTTGTCTCTGGAACCAACTTGGAGTTTGTAGGAGCTACCCAGGAGACTAAAAGTTCTGGAGCTACTGGCTATGATGTAAAACTGACTCAGGCAGCTCGCCGCTCTCAAGTCACGGGTGTCGTAGAACTCACGAACGACATCATTGACCGAGGAGAACAGATCACAATCACCGAAGGCTCTAAGACGGTCAACTTCTATTCTATCAAAGGTGAAACCGTTGAGAACAATCTCAACGCCTTGAATGCAGCAATTAAAGATTCTGG harbors:
- a CDS encoding flagellin, which encodes MSLRVNTNVPAINTHRNLTINNTEQAKSMERLSSGLKINRGADGPASLVISERLRAQTAGLKQAIDNSEAGISLVQTAEAALDEVSSALINARQLAVHAANEAVNDEFMLRADQQEIDNILATVNRIAQNTQFGKKNLLDGSKGATGVVSGANLEFVGATQTTKSSGPTGYDVAITQASRRAQVTGSVELTNEIIDRGEQITITEGSKTVNFYSIKGETVENNLNALNAAIQEAGLNVDLIRPDEKSTNANSPQIISLRHQDFGSEHSFKVASSTAGLLSARTNVYDTIENGLDVQGEINGEEATGVGQILTGNTGNSNTDGLAIRYTGEALPGQANPPDLPQPETAMNQTSQAAMGNFSPVKAGTVSLSQNALIFQIGSNAEQTTSLALRNMRTNSLGTGVETETGFRSLAEIDVTGPVKAQDAMRVLDRALEEVSSTRGEIGAFQKNNLESNLNYLRIAHENVMSSESVIRDADMAEEMTGFTRNQIMTDSATAMLAQANSRAQSVLRLLQ